One part of the Neisseria zalophi genome encodes these proteins:
- a CDS encoding TrbG/VirB9 family P-type conjugative transfer protein, translating into MINKTFLISGIVAGFFSLSVQAAAIPKGTVYDKRIQYINYNPDNVVVIRSKVGRAVLVQLANDERLSGDSKGLAAGNTGAWALNVSGNNIFFKPKIASPQTNLLITTNKRTYAFDLQMAGKNRPPTYILRFRYPDEVRQQREKVERKRREARTLNDLHPEKSYGFRNFDYWGFGSKALSPSEMWDDGRFTYLKFDDAREMPTVFNVSADGTESTINSHIENDTLVIHGTSALYHLRLGKKVLGVENRSYDSKGKFNYRGTTIPGAVRMKKEGK; encoded by the coding sequence ATGATAAATAAAACTTTTTTAATTTCCGGTATTGTCGCCGGTTTTTTTTCGCTCTCCGTTCAGGCCGCAGCTATTCCTAAAGGTACGGTATATGACAAACGTATCCAGTATATAAATTACAACCCAGACAATGTGGTAGTTATTCGATCCAAAGTGGGCAGAGCTGTGTTGGTACAGTTGGCTAATGATGAGCGCCTAAGTGGCGATAGTAAAGGTTTGGCTGCTGGCAATACCGGTGCATGGGCCTTAAACGTATCCGGAAACAATATTTTCTTTAAACCCAAAATTGCTTCTCCTCAAACAAACTTACTGATTACCACCAATAAACGAACTTACGCATTCGATTTACAGATGGCGGGTAAAAATCGGCCACCCACCTATATTCTGCGCTTCCGCTATCCGGATGAAGTAAGACAGCAGAGGGAAAAAGTAGAACGTAAACGTCGCGAAGCACGTACTCTTAATGATCTTCATCCTGAGAAAAGTTATGGTTTTCGTAACTTTGATTATTGGGGATTTGGCTCTAAAGCCCTTTCACCATCTGAAATGTGGGATGACGGTCGATTTACTTACCTCAAGTTTGATGATGCTCGTGAAATGCCTACAGTGTTTAATGTGTCCGCTGATGGCACAGAGTCCACCATAAACAGCCATATCGAAAATGATACATTGGTAATTCACGGCACTTCTGCTTTATATCACTTGCGATTAGGTAAAAAGGTGCTGGGTGTAGAAAACCGAAGCTATGACAGTAAGGGTAAATTTAACTATCGGGGAACAACTATTCCCGGAGCAGTCCGTATGAAAAAGGAGGGCAAGTAA
- the virB10 gene encoding type IV secretion system protein VirB10 translates to MNLDPNSINQNNEDGTNAIEPSSETNNGHLNETPKDGDFRVQDLSGQIKTPEAERGIPRDLSVRKISTMKKVVILVLGLFSVGLISAGVMRYGAGWFKKEPKTEQTQIASTSGTRHDFSKSQKDSLSSAADVEIVEEVASEPESDIVSEPQPDISSQATTATPTVSEPPPDLRLISPLMFDDVDSAVTGGESVASAGGASAYLGSSSESDTDNSKQQGLAARLNGSIFTPAVAQQRGNLDYLLGRSTGIQCGLLTRIVTTYPGITKCQVLNDVYSANGKVLLVEKGSIIHGEQQSALMQGQARVFAAWTTIETPNGVTVRIDSLGADPLGGSGHPARVNNHFWKRIGGAVMISMIDDIINAYGRRSKNSSENVSFESTTESAQDLATEVLKNTINIPPTGYVNQGERIMVYVARDVDFSHVYEIVPTD, encoded by the coding sequence ATGAACTTGGATCCGAACAGTATTAATCAAAATAATGAAGATGGGACAAATGCAATAGAACCATCTTCTGAGACTAACAACGGCCACTTGAATGAAACTCCGAAAGATGGAGATTTTCGTGTGCAAGATTTGAGCGGGCAGATTAAAACACCGGAGGCCGAACGAGGCATTCCGCGTGATTTAAGTGTCCGCAAAATTTCAACCATGAAAAAGGTTGTTATTTTAGTATTAGGCCTGTTTTCCGTTGGGCTTATTTCTGCAGGTGTAATGCGTTATGGTGCGGGGTGGTTTAAAAAAGAACCTAAAACCGAACAGACGCAAATAGCGTCTACAAGTGGAACTCGCCATGATTTCAGTAAAAGCCAGAAAGATAGTCTTTCCTCAGCTGCCGATGTTGAAATTGTGGAAGAAGTTGCATCCGAACCAGAATCTGACATTGTATCCGAACCGCAGCCAGATATTTCTTCACAAGCTACAACAGCTACTCCAACCGTAAGTGAACCACCACCAGATTTGCGCCTGATCAGCCCGTTGATGTTCGATGATGTAGATAGTGCGGTCACAGGGGGAGAAAGTGTTGCTAGCGCAGGAGGAGCTTCAGCTTATTTAGGTAGTTCCTCTGAAAGTGATACAGACAATAGCAAACAACAAGGGTTGGCTGCCCGATTAAATGGATCGATATTTACTCCCGCCGTTGCTCAACAACGTGGCAATTTGGATTATCTTCTTGGGCGTAGCACTGGCATTCAATGCGGTTTGTTAACCCGTATTGTGACTACTTATCCGGGTATCACCAAATGCCAAGTACTTAATGATGTATATTCGGCCAACGGAAAAGTACTTTTGGTTGAAAAAGGGTCAATTATCCACGGAGAACAGCAATCAGCTTTGATGCAGGGCCAAGCTAGGGTATTTGCCGCATGGACTACAATAGAAACACCCAATGGCGTGACCGTCAGAATTGATAGTTTGGGGGCTGATCCGTTAGGAGGATCTGGTCATCCTGCGCGTGTTAATAATCACTTTTGGAAACGTATCGGTGGTGCAGTCATGATCAGTATGATTGATGACATCATCAATGCTTATGGACGTCGTAGTAAAAACTCCTCTGAAAATGTTTCTTTTGAATCCACTACCGAATCGGCTCAGGATCTTGCAACAGAGGTATTGAAAAACACTATTAATATCCCTCCAACTGGATATGTAAATCAAGGAGAACGTATTATGGTTTACGTTGCTCGCGATGTTGATTTCAGTCATGTTTACGAGATAGTCCCTACCGATTAA